A segment of the Bacteroidota bacterium genome:
AGCTAGTTTTAATATCCAATGAAAATTATATACCGTACCAAATAAAAGTGCAATTAAAATAAATAAAGTACTGAGGGTATGATACCAGCTTTTAAAGCGGTCTTCCTTCATAAAAGGCTTGGTAGCCAAAATCAGTTGTTTACCCTGTAACATAATCGTACAAATATACGAAGCGAATGGGTATAATTAAAGGGTAAAATCAGGCGGTGGGACGCTTATGTTTCCAGCGGCGGTGACTCCACAGCCATATTTCGGGTTGCTTTTTTATGTCTTCTTCCAGCCTACGGGTGTGTAATTCGGAAATTTCTCCCTCTTTGGTGCTTTTAGGCTCATTCACAAGAATTTCCGCATTTACTAAATAATGTCCGCGTTTAGGCCGACTTACCGTAACATATACAATAGGATAATTCAATTTTTGCGCGATTTTCTCTGTTCCCACAAAAACCGGCGTATCCTGATTGAGGAAAGTAGTCCAATAAGCACCCTCAGGTGGTGGTGTTTGATCGGCGATAAAAGCGGTAGCATTAATTTCATTTCTGTTTTTTATCATTTCGCGCATCACCTCGCGCATGGCATATAATTTATTTCCAAAACGAGTACGCATTTTGTACATCAGGTTATTGAATTGCTTATTAGTTAAGGGATGATAAATCACATACAGTTGTTGCTTCAACAATAAACTAAACGTATTACCGGCCCACTCCCAATTGCCATAATGTCCCATAACGATAATGCAACTTTTTTTCTCGTCATTTAATTTATTAAAGAGGTCG
Coding sequences within it:
- a CDS encoding lysophospholipid acyltransferase family protein; protein product: MGAIGFYIGLPFIYLISIIPFPLFYGVSDFFYVLLYYVIGYRKKVVYQNLKNSFPEKTHEELKTIERKFYRYLCDLFLETFKTLTISKKEAINRCAFTQQTTDLFNKLNDEKKSCIIVMGHYGNWEWAGNTFSLLLKQQLYVIYHPLTNKQFNNLMYKMRTRFGNKLYAMREVMREMIKNRNEINATAFIADQTPPPEGAYWTTFLNQDTPVFVGTEKIAQKLNYPIVYVTVSRPKRGHYLVNAEILVNEPKSTKEGEISELHTRRLEEDIKKQPEIWLWSHRRWKHKRPTA